The DNA segment TGTTCACCACCGCGGCCCACGCCCTCGACCAGCGGCTCAATGCCTTGGCGGCCACCGTCTGCGAGCACGATCCCCGCAATCGAGACCAGCGCCGCGCGGACGCGGTGGAAGCCATGGTGGCCGGCGCCGACCGGATGGCATGCCGCTGCGACAACCCGGATTGCGCCGCCGGCGGGTTGACCGCGGGTCCGGTCGTCATCCACGTCATCGCCGACCAGCCGACCGTCGAGGGGACCAGTGACAACGAGGGGTCGCTGATCGGTGCCGACGGGCTACTGCCTCCGGAAGTCATCGCCGAGCAAGCCCGGTCTTCCACGCTGCACCCGCTCACCCTGCCCGCCGACGCGCCACCGGAACCGCGGTACGCCCCGTCCCGGGCACTGGCCGAGTACGTCCGTTGCCGCGACCTGACGTGCCGATTCCCCGGCTGCGAGCGGCCCGCCGCGCGCACCGACCTCGACCACACGATTCCCCGCGGCTCCGGCGGGCCCACCCAGGCGGCGAACCTCAAGTGCCTGTGCCGGATGCACCACATGATCAAGACCTTCGGCGGCTGGAAGGATCAGCAGTTGCCCGACGGCACCGTCATCTGGGTGAGCCCCTCCGGGCACACGTACGTCACCACCCCGGGCAGCGCCCTGCTGTTCCCCGGCTTGTGCGCACCCACCGCGCCGGTCGCGGGCAAGAAGTTCGACACCGTCGCCGGTGACCGTAAGGCCAGAATGCCCCAGCGTCGCCGCACCCGGGCGCAGAACCGCGCCGCGGTTGTGGCGAAGGAGCGCGCTCACAACCGGGCGATGCGCCAGAAGAAGCGCCGGGAGACGCACGCATATCTGTCCGGCAACTCCACACCAGATCCCGGCGACGAGCCTCCGCCGTTCTGACGCCGCCGGCGACGGCACACTTTTCGGGTTTTCCACCCTTATGAGCGCTATGGCGGTCTGGCATGCTGATCACATGACCGATCCCTCGCAGTTCGGCAACACCCCTGACGGCACACCGCCCCCTCCGCCGGGAAGTTATCCGCCGCCGCCCGCCGGCACCGGATTCCCACCGTCGTCGTATCCGCCGCCGCCCGGCAATTACCCGCCGCCCTATTACGACCCGTCTGCGCCCTACGGTCGGCATCCGATGACCGGAGAGCCGTACTCGGACAAGTCGAAGTTCGTCGCCGGGCTTCTCCAGCTGGTCGGCCTGGTGGGCCTGGTCGGCATCGGCCGCATCTACCTCGGCCAGACCGGACTGGGCGTCGCCCAGCTGGTGGTCGGCCTCGTCACCTGCGGTATCGGTGCGGTCATCTGGGGCATCATCGACGCGATCCTCATCTTCACCGACAAGGTCCGCGACCCGAATGGTCTCCCACTGCGTGATGGAACCTGACGCTCCCGCACCCAGTCGCACGCCGCTGTACCTCACCCTGGGTACCGGCGCACTGTTCGCTGGTGCGCTGGCCTACATCGGGATCGCCGACCCGCACCGGCCGGGCTTCCTCGCCCCGCTCTGCCCGTTCAAAGCGCTGACGGGGTGGGACTGTCCGGCGTGTGGCGGGCTGCGCATGACGCACGACCTCCTGCACGGCGACCTCGCCGCGGCCGTCGCCGACAACGTCTTCCTGCTCGTCGGGCTGCCTTTGCTGGCGATCTGGGCGCTGCTCCGGCGGCGACAGCGCAAACCCGTGATGCCGGTACCTGCCATCGCGGTGCTCGCGGTGGCGGTGCTGAGTTGGACCGTCGTGCGTAATCTGCCCGGGTTTCCGCTGGTCCCGACTTTGCTCGACGGGTAGCCGGCCACCTGCGCTGATACACTTGAACTTCGGGCCGCCGCAGTCCCGGCAACGAATTCCGGTACTGCGGAGGTGCACCTCAATGCTCTATTCGGCTACCCCCAGCGCGCAGGGCCTCTACGACCCCGAGCACGAGAAGGACTCGTGCGGCGTCGCCATGATCGCCGACATCCAGGGCAGACGGTCCCACTCCATCGTCGCCGACGGTCTCGTCGCCCTCGAACACCTCGATCACCGCGGCGCGGCCGGCGCCGAGACCAACAGCGGCGACGGAGCTGGCATCCTGCTGCAACTGCCCGTCGAACTCTTCCGCGAGGTCCTCGACTTCGAGCTCCCGCAGCCCACGGCCGACGGCTGCAACACGTTTGCCGCAGGCACCTGTTTTCTTCCGCAGGATCCGGCCGCGCGGGCCGAGGCCTGTCGGCGCATCGACGCGGTGGCCGCCGAAGAGGGCCTCGAGGTACTCGGCTGGCGGTCAGTCCCGGTCGACCCCGACGGCGCCGACGTCGGCGCCACCGCCCTCGGCGTCATGCCTTACATGGCTCAATTGTTCGTTGCCGCACCGGAAGTCGACGGCGCCCGCCCGGGCGGCATCGAACTCGACCGGCGCGTCTACCCGCTGCGCAAACGCGCCGAGACGTCGGCCGACGTGTACTTCCCGTCGCTGTCCAGCCGCACCATCGCCTACAAGGGCATGCTCACCACCGTGCAGCTGCCGCTGTTCTTCAGCGATCTGCGTGACGCCCGCTGCACCAGCGCGATCGCGATCGTCCACAGCCGCTTCTCCACCAACACCTTTCCGTCGTGGCCGCTGGCGCACCCGTTCCGGTTCGTCGCCCACAACGGCGAGATCAACACCGTGCGTGGCAACCGCAACCGCATGCACGCCCGCGAGGCGATGCTGGCCAGCGCCAACATCCCCGGCGACCTCAGCCGTCTTTCACCGATCTGCACACCGGACGCCTCGGACTCCGCGAGCTTCGACGAGGTTCTCGAACTGCTCCACCTCGGCGGCCGCAGCCTCCCCCATGCGGTGCTGATGATGATCCCCGAGGCCTGGGAGAACAACGCCTCGATGGACGCCGACGAGCGGGCGTTCTGGCAGTTCCACGCCTCGCTGATGGAGCCGTGGGACGGCCCGGCGTGCGTCACGTTCACCGACGGCACGCTGGTCGGAGCCGTGTTGGACCGCAACGGATTACGGCCCGGCCGGTGGTGGCGCACCATCGACGACCGGATCATCCTCGCCAGTGAGAGCGGCGTGCTCGACGTGCCGTCCGGGCAGATCGTCGCCAAGGGCCGGTTGCAGCCGGGCAAGATGCTGCTCGTCGACACGGCCGCGGGCCGCATCGTCAGCGACGACGAGATCAAGCTCGAGCTGTCACAGGCCGAGGCCTACCGCGAATGGCTGCACGCCGGGCTGCTCGAACTCGCGACGCTGCCCGAGCGGGTCCGCGTACAGCCCAACCACGAATCGGTGGTGCGGCGCCAGATCGCCTTCGGCTACACCGAGGAGGAGTTGCGCATCCTCATCACGCCGATGGCGGCCTCCGGGGCCGAACCGCTGGGGTCGATGGGCACCGACACACCGACTGCGGTGCTCTCCGAACGGTCACGGCCGCTCTACGACTACTTCGTCGAACTCTTCGCCCAGGTCACCAACCCGCCGTTGGACGCCATCCGCGAGGAGGTGGTCACCAGCATGGCCCGCGTCATGGGTCCCGAGCAGAACCTGCTCGAGCCGACGGCGGCGTCGTGTCGGCAAATCCTGCTGAAGTGGCCGGTGCTCGACAACGACGAACTCAACAAGATCGTCCACATCAACGACGACGGTGAGCATCCGGGCCTGCGGGCGGTGGTGCTCAAGGGGCTCTACGACGTCGAACGCGGTGGCGAGGGGCTGGCCGAGGCGCTCGACGAACTGCGCTGTCGCGCAAGCGCAGCCATCACCGAAGGCGCACGCACGCTGGTGATCTCGGATCGCGACTCCGACCACACCCGCGCACCGATCCCGTCGCTGCTCGCCGTGTCCGCCGTGCACCACCACCTCGTGCGGACCAAGCAGCGCACCAAGGTGG comes from the Mycolicibacterium litorale genome and includes:
- a CDS encoding HNH endonuclease signature motif containing protein, encoding MFEESQTAARSLVDRIAGSAKAANQATARMLVAIGDLYRLRLREVGDAAYAACDTVDAVAAEVAAALTISADLAGSHLRHAVAMHDRLPQVGSVFVAGDIDYFMFQTIVTRTNLVVDPDALAAVDGQIAAAASRWTALSKGQLSARVDRIVARVDPDAVRRRKEAAERREIWVADRLDGLSDIGGTLFTTAAHALDQRLNALAATVCEHDPRNRDQRRADAVEAMVAGADRMACRCDNPDCAAGGLTAGPVVIHVIADQPTVEGTSDNEGSLIGADGLLPPEVIAEQARSSTLHPLTLPADAPPEPRYAPSRALAEYVRCRDLTCRFPGCERPAARTDLDHTIPRGSGGPTQAANLKCLCRMHHMIKTFGGWKDQQLPDGTVIWVSPSGHTYVTTPGSALLFPGLCAPTAPVAGKKFDTVAGDRKARMPQRRRTRAQNRAAVVAKERAHNRAMRQKKRRETHAYLSGNSTPDPGDEPPPF
- a CDS encoding DUF2752 domain-containing protein, whose amino-acid sequence is MEPDAPAPSRTPLYLTLGTGALFAGALAYIGIADPHRPGFLAPLCPFKALTGWDCPACGGLRMTHDLLHGDLAAAVADNVFLLVGLPLLAIWALLRRRQRKPVMPVPAIAVLAVAVLSWTVVRNLPGFPLVPTLLDG
- a CDS encoding NINE protein, with amino-acid sequence MTDPSQFGNTPDGTPPPPPGSYPPPPAGTGFPPSSYPPPPGNYPPPYYDPSAPYGRHPMTGEPYSDKSKFVAGLLQLVGLVGLVGIGRIYLGQTGLGVAQLVVGLVTCGIGAVIWGIIDAILIFTDKVRDPNGLPLRDGT